One genomic region from Halorussus rarus encodes:
- a CDS encoding cob(I)yrinic acid a,c-diamide adenosyltransferase: MKIYTGRGDEGQTDLRDMSRVSKASPRIEAYGTVDEVNALVGRIRPTGHDDVDDRLREIQNHLHVVQADFANPDPDEDDPQVREEHVEQLEEWMDSYDDELDPLQSFILPGGGDAGARLHHARTVCRRAERRAVALEADEDINDTAVTYLNRLSDALFVLGRVVNERDDVPEESPTY; this comes from the coding sequence ATGAAGATATACACCGGCCGCGGCGACGAGGGCCAGACGGACCTCCGGGACATGTCGCGGGTCTCGAAGGCCAGCCCCCGCATCGAGGCCTACGGCACCGTCGACGAGGTGAACGCGCTGGTCGGCCGGATTCGACCTACGGGGCACGACGACGTCGACGACCGGTTGCGGGAGATACAGAACCACCTCCACGTCGTGCAGGCCGACTTCGCCAACCCCGACCCCGACGAGGACGACCCGCAGGTCCGCGAGGAGCACGTCGAGCAGCTCGAGGAGTGGATGGACTCGTACGACGACGAACTCGACCCCCTCCAGTCGTTCATCCTGCCCGGCGGCGGCGACGCCGGCGCGCGACTCCACCACGCCCGGACGGTGTGTCGGCGCGCCGAGCGCCGGGCCGTGGCGCTCGAAGCCGACGAGGACATCAACGACACCGCGGTCACGTACCTCAACCGGCTCTCGGACGCGCTGTTCGTCCTCGGTCGCGTGGTCAACGAGCGCGACGACGTGCCCGAGGAGTCGCCGACGTACTGA
- a CDS encoding 50S ribosomal protein L37e, with the protein MTGAGTPSQGKKNKTTHVKCRRCGEKSYHTKKKQCSSCGFGKSSKRRDYEWQSKSGE; encoded by the coding sequence ATGACCGGAGCAGGAACCCCGAGCCAGGGGAAGAAGAACAAGACGACGCACGTCAAGTGCCGTCGCTGCGGCGAGAAGTCGTATCACACCAAGAAGAAGCAGTGCTCGAGCTGCGGCTTCGGCAAGTCGAGCAAGCGCCGGGACTACGAGTGGCAGAGCAAGTCCGGCGAGTAA
- a CDS encoding glutaredoxin family protein: MSITLYALDGCPYCETVHDALDEHGVEYETEWVEALHSERDEVKRVSGQRGVPVLIDEERGVTMAESEKIVEYVEKSLA; encoded by the coding sequence ATGTCCATCACGCTGTACGCGCTCGACGGCTGTCCGTACTGCGAGACCGTCCACGACGCGCTCGACGAGCACGGTGTCGAGTACGAGACCGAGTGGGTCGAAGCGCTACACTCCGAGCGCGACGAGGTCAAGCGCGTCAGCGGCCAGCGCGGCGTCCCCGTCCTGATCGACGAGGAGCGGGGCGTCACGATGGCCGAGAGCGAGAAGATCGTCGAGTACGTCGAGAAGTCGCTGGCCTGA
- a CDS encoding DUF7838 family putative zinc beta-ribbon protein: MAQELDHDCPQCGTERTFYRTASTTLHLGEKTKWGCPECDFRFVRIDGDIDSAEA, from the coding sequence ATGGCCCAGGAACTCGACCACGACTGTCCGCAGTGTGGCACCGAGCGGACGTTCTACCGCACCGCGAGCACGACCCTCCACCTCGGCGAGAAGACCAAGTGGGGCTGTCCGGAGTGTGACTTCCGGTTCGTCCGCATCGACGGCGACATCGACTCGGCGGAAGCCTGA
- a CDS encoding LSM domain-containing protein, with product MSGRPLDVLEASLDEEVTVRLKGGEEFEGVLTGYDQHMNLVLEDTQEEDTTIIRGDNLVSISP from the coding sequence ATGAGTGGACGACCGCTCGACGTACTGGAAGCCTCTCTCGACGAGGAGGTCACAGTGCGATTGAAAGGCGGCGAAGAGTTCGAGGGCGTGCTCACGGGGTACGACCAGCACATGAATCTGGTGCTGGAGGACACCCAGGAGGAAGACACAACCATTATACGCGGCGATAACCTCGTTTCGATTAGCCCATGA